A genomic segment from Lutzomyia longipalpis isolate SR_M1_2022 chromosome 3, ASM2433408v1 encodes:
- the LOC129793816 gene encoding arginine-glutamic acid dipeptide repeats protein isoform X4, protein MAASTQGEIRVGPGHQAKLPDYQPISKYQCDNKDSERDLEDPRWSPGVVLDGDLMMYLRAARSMAAFQGMCDGGSPEDGCLAASRDDTTINALDVLHDSGYDPGKALQTLVKCPVPKGIDKKWSEDETKRFIKGLRQFGKNFFRIHKDLLPHKQTPELVEFYYLWKKTPGANNNRPHRRRRQGSLRRIRNTRASNSTPNAKKEETPEPTSQEQRPSPVSKEENSSLTEDDASECDSDSSATNKLLHEGSTPAGSDFLGDESPSRMRTRNKQSSKDQPSSKRPKRGSETPDATAESPRTPNKSDKKKSKSETPNKGRKRQNDASDESDEKDKRKRSDTPSESGNSDSRPESVLDDAENATESPEANCSVGGPKEAEEKLIDPLATPMEAAVVVGSGVVPKEGAEDEPMPPSCKVEEPVALVTEAVAAPVAVGGGDVKESPAEEPIKSVGEKKASVEEEEAAAAAASEDDKEQQQEMLSKIANMKQEIIPSAGDQSGQPPMQKEVMFIKREPGEDSLEENVTGNAEVQQQQQQQQDIKCKVEIKTEGKVQNDEGTGQQQQLQQQQQDPGKYDVEMKPAYEATVKYPPPELGPMKFSTSTDEPMKYGDPLKYSADVLMKYPTDMSGKYPAVPIDATKYGSGQELPQIKYEMKPYMEQPQNLKYPEGGALKPYPESALKMPPSGQQPPPPNQDPMHLLKGAYPMPNMKYTPPPADALKYGGNEPASPGMGKSLFGGDGPSPAHGIPRSPYDASPMMKFGDQMMKYHSMAGVAMPPTSQPDARDAPQHPGMKYPGEGGIPKNQFTADNLMKSVTYDSPVGMKYPPSESPLDASSRSTPNQDSQSSNSNSQTQPLHLHGGPGSISSPHSAQQTISPLTTSSHSLSQQQPTPLIVSHPGLLPPLPANHPSLMSASASPSSVPPPPTMHQPLAMPPISVPSSLSQGPLKLPPNPLLPPSQQHPLHRPHQDALSGGHPLSSGGPPTGQTTSPHSHHVSAQSASQRRSPSPTAVSVRSDSASSGAARESGGHSSGRTSPPPPIGAMIPNSAMVGHPLPLHLGHHAPGGIPLPPHHPAAHLGGHLGHNPLLPPSMAAGNMPLPLLGGPPGALSLGGEPGRRTPISSASSLHQLGSMHSTTSQSPHTQQSSVASMTPSSFSRASPSTAPSQQNASSGGSGGPSQHRVGSPLPLTAGLSRTSPLHLVPQSPIGAHHQSAAAAAALSAAERDRHAMRQQSPHMTPPPTSVSSSFMPSPLSKMYGPPGAGQRHLGASPPPPSHHLRPGASPPVVRHPQMPLPLPLIGPPAGIPTPMGVHPAAQNAYPHHLIHPSMFYPHHHSPFNSPYPYHPYGPSFSYMKPPPPGGPLEPGVISHHQSVTSRCEETPTHVDKQMTITSSQSVQHKIKSQPPKTPQNPPVGATAPPGGSQSQYPSPVHGYPPAHPFPESPLSGKTSHMDALRAHAHAASNSLGSHHPVEPVHVDIDPDPEPEIPSPPQHIQRGPSPEAKPDDTECHRSQSAIFVRRCDRGDYNSCTRTDLEFKPVAGSTLARKREERDRKLAERERERRQQQQQQQQQQQQQQQQAQVCEKKKLRSFVCFFCVAGDGKEIFLSLQQQAKLKSEIKPFSDTPALRQLSEYARPHVAFSPVEPMVPPYHPMGPMYSREREFEELKNQQAAAVGPANPHWMEFYRMRGIHPSQFPLYGNPAAISQLERERLGIPPPHHVGLDPNDPMIRLTGEYHAHSHTHLHLHSQQQQEAAGFQLPPNVPPYTRPNVLLPREPHPDVLLRMSYADQIQAAEFQRLDRAHSFHEQYFRHHEREMKVRALEEATRGKH, encoded by the exons ATGGCGGCCTCCACTCAGGGCGAAATAAGAGTGGGTCCTGGCCACCAG GCCAAGTTACCAGACTATCAGCCAATTTCGAAGTACCAATGCGACAACAAGGACTCCGAGCGTGACCTCGAGGATCCTCGATGGAGTCCGGGTGTTGTTTTGGATGGTGATTTGATGATGTACTTACGTGCAGCTCGATCAATGGCCGCGTTTCAAg GTATGTGCGATGGAGGCTCACCCGAGGATGGATGTTTAGCTGCTAGCAGGGACGATACAACTATAAACGCATTAGACGTT TTACACGATTCAGGTTATGATCCTGGAAAAGCACTTCAGACATTAGTAAAGTGTCCCGTACCCAAGGGTATCGATAAAAAGTGGTCAGAAGACGAAACGAAGCGTTTCATCAAGGGTTTACGTCAATTTGGCAAGAATTTCTTTCGCATCCACAAAGATCTCTTGCCGCACAAGCAAACGCCGGAActtgtggaattttattatttgtggAAGAAGACACCCGGCGCTAACAATAATCGTCCCCATCGACGACGTCGTCAGGGTTCACTGAGACGCATACGGAATACCAGGGCGAGCAATTCGACGCCAAACGCCAAAAAGGAGGAAACTCCAGAACCAACTTcg CAGGAACAGAGACCATCACCGGTttcaaaggaagaaaatagTTCATTAACAGAGGACGACGCAAGTGAATGTGATAGCGATTCAAGTGCTACGAATAAAC tTTTACACGAAGGTTCAACACCAGCTGGAAGTGATTTTCTCGGTGACGAATCCCCATCGAGAATGCGAACGCGGAATAAGCAGTCGTCCAAAGATCAGCCGAGTAGTAAGAGGCCAAAGCGTGGATCTGAGACACCTGATGCCACAGCTGAGAGTCCCAGAACACCAAATAAGTCCGACAA gaaaaagAGCAAAAGTGAGACTCCCAATAAGGGAAGGAAGCGTCAAAATGATGCAAGTGATGAGAGTGATGAGAAGGATAAGAGAAAGCGTTCAGACACCCCGTCTGAGAGTGGGAATTCCGATAGTCGTCCTGAATCGGTGTTGGATGATGCTGAAAATGCCACAGAGTCCCCAGAAGCAAATTGCAGTGTTGGTGGCCCCAAGGAGGCTGAAGAGAAGCTCATTGATCCCCTTGCAACACCAATGGAAGCTGCTGTGGTGGTGGGAAGTGGTGTTGTACCCAAAGAGGGTGCTGAAGATGAACCAATGCCACCGTCGTGTAAAGTGGAAGAACCTGTTGCTCTTGTGACGGAGGCAGTGGCAGCTCCTGTGGCTGTGGGTGGAGGTGATGTAAAGGAATCTCCTGCAGAAGAACCCATTAAGAGTGTTGGTGAGAAGAAGGCATCAGTGGAGGAGGAggaagcagcagcagcagcagcatcggAGGATGATAAGGAACAACAACAGGAGATGCTGTCAAAGATTGCAAATATGAAGCAGGAAATTATCCCGTCGGCAGGAGATCAATCAGGACAACCACCAATGCAGAAGGAAGTGATGTTTATCAAGAGGGAGCCAGGAGAGGATTCTCTCGAGGAGAATGTCACTGGAAATGCTGAAGTgcagcaacagcaacaacaacagcaGGAtattaaatgcaaagtcgAGATAAAGACTGAAGGAAAGGTGCAGAATGACGAAGGAACtgggcagcagcagcaactgCAGCAACAGCAACAAGATCCAGGGAAGTATGATGTAGAGATGAAGCCAGCCTATGAGGCAACAGTGAAGTATCCACCTCCGGAACTTGGACCCATGAAATTCTCCACATCAACGGATGAACCCATGAAGTATGGTGATCCATTGAAGTACAGTGCTGATGTTCTCATGAAATACCCAACGGATATGAGTGGGAAGTATCCAGCTGTACCAATTGATGCGACAAAGTATGGGAGTGGTCAGGAATTGCCACAGATTAAGTATGAGATGAAGCCGTATATGGAGCAACCGCAGAATCTCAAATATCCCGAAGGAGGAGCATTGAAGCCATATCCGGAGAGTGCTCTCAAGATGCCTCCATCTGGTCAGCAGCCGCCACCACCGAATCAGGATCCAATGCACCTCCTTAAGGGTGCCTATCCAATGCCCAATATGAAGTATACCCCACCACCGGCTGATGCTCTCAAATACGGTGGCAATGAACCGGCAAGCCCCGGAATGGGAAAATCTCTCTTTGGTGGTGATGGTCCAAGCCCAGCCCATGGGATCCCTCGCTCGCCCTACGATGCATCGCCAATGATGAAGTTTGGGGATCAAATGATGAAGTATCACAGCATGGCGGGAGTTGCTATGCCACCCACAAGTCAACCAGATGCCCGTGATGCGCCCCAACATCCGGGAATGAAGTATCCCGGAGAGGGAGGAATccccaaaaatcaatttaccgCAGATAATCTCATGAAGAGTGTGACGTATGATTCACCAGTTGGCATGAAGTATCCCCCATCGGAGAGTCCCCTTGATGCCTCATCGCGCTCAACACCGAATCAGGATAGTCAAAGTAGCAATAGTAACAGTCAAACGCAACCATTGCACCTCCATGGTGGGCCAGGAAGTATTTCTTCGCCACATTCAGCACAACAGACCATCTCACCGCTAACAACATCATCGCACAGCTTGTCACAGCAGCAACCAACACCACTGATTGTGAGTCATCCGGGGCTTTTGCCACCACTTCCGGCAAATCATCCATCTCTCATGAGTGCTTCGGCGTCCCCGTCGTCAGTTCCGCCGCCGCCAACAATGCATCAACCACTTGCAATGCCACCAATTAGTGTTCCATCGTCCCTCAGTCAGGGCCCGTTGAAATTGCCACCGAATCCATTGTTGCCACCATCGCAGCAGCATCCACTTCACAGGCCCCATCAGGATGCCCTATCAGGGGGACATCCACTGTCATCAGGTGGGCCACCCACGGGGCAGACAACATCACCACATTCCCACCACGTATCAGCACAATCGGCATCACAACGGCGAAGCCCATCACCAACAGCG GTGAGTGTGAGGAGTGATAGTGCAAGTAGTGGAGCTGCCCGTGAGAGTGGTGGACACTCATCGGGGAGGACATCTCCACCGCCACCAATTGGTGCAATGATCCCCAATAGTGCAATGGTGGGTCACCCACTACCCCTGCATCTTGGGCATCATGCCCCAGGTGGGATTCCCCTGCCGCCGCATCATCCAGCAGCCCATCTTGGTGGGCATTTGGGGCACAATCCGCTGTTGCCGCCCTCAATGGCTGCTGGGAATATGCCTCTGCCTCTGCTGGGTGGACCTCCGGGGGCGCTTTCGCTTGGCGGTGAACCCGGCAGGAGGACACCCATTTCGTCAGCAAGTAGCCTCCATCAATTGGGATCAATGCATAGCACAACATCCCAATCCCCACATACACAACAGAGCTCTGTTGCATCCATGACACCGAGTAGCTTTAGTCGTGCTAGCCCAAGTACGGCTCCATCGCAGCAGAATGCCTCATCGGGTGGTAGTGGTGGGCCATCACAGCATCGTGTGGGCTCACCACTTCCCCTAACAGCTGGCCTGAGTCGCACAAGCCCCTTGCACCTTGTTCCACAGAGTCCTATTGGGGCTCATCATCAATCTGCCGCTGCGGCGGCTGCTCTGTCGGCCGCTGAACGCGATCGGCATGCAATGCGTCAGCAATCTCCGCACATGACACCTCCACCCACCTCAGTATCGTCATCCTTCATGCCGAGTCCACTGAGTAAGATGTACGGGCCTCCGGGTGCGGGGCAGCGACACCTGGGTGCTTCACCGCCTCCACCGTCGCACCATTTACGCCCCGGAGCTTCCCCACCGGTGGTGCGTCATCCACAAATGCCTCTCCCACTACCTCTAATTGGGCCCCCAGCGGGTATCCCAACGCCCATGGGTGTCCATCCAGCTGCCCAGAATGCCTATCCGCATCATCTAATCCACCCATCGATGTTCTACCCGCATCACCATAGTCCCTTCAATTCGCCCTATCCCTACCATCCGTATGGCCCGAGTTTCTCCTACATGAAACCCCCACCACCGGGTGGACCCCTCGAACCGGGTGTCATATCGCACCATCAAAGTGTTACGTCGCGCTGCGAAGAAACCCCAACGCATGTGGACAAGCAGATGACCATTACGAGTTCTCAGAGTGTTCAGCATAAG ATAAAGAGTCAACCACCGAagactccccaaaatccacctGTTGGTGCAACAGCCCCTCCAGGTGGGTCACAGAGTCAATACCCGAGTCCCGTGCATGGGTATCCACCGGCACATCCCTTCCCAGAGAGTCCACTTTCGGGGAAGACAAGTCACATGGATGCCCTACGTGCGCATGCTCATGCAGCCAGCAATAGTCTTGGTTCCCATCATCCCGTGGAGCCGGTTCATGTGGATATTGATCCGGATCCAGAACCAGAAATTCCCAGTCCTCCGCAGCACATACAGCGTGGACCGAGTCCCGAAGCAAAACCAGATGACACCGAATGTCATAGGTCACAGTCTGCAAT ATTTGTGAGACGATGCGATCGTGGGGATTACAATTCGTGCACAAGGACAGATTTGGAATTTAAACCCGTTGCTGGGTCAACATTGGCGCGAAAGCGTGAAGAGAGGGACCGGAAATTGGCTGAGAGGGAACGTGAGAGACgacagcagcagcaacaacagcaacagcagcagcagcaacagcagcaacagGCTCAggtatgtgaaaaaaaaaagttgagaagttttgtttgttttttttgcgtAGCAGgagatggaaaagaaattttcttgtctttgCAGCAACAGGCAAAGTTAAAGTCTGAAATTAAACCATTCAGTGATACTCCAGCCCTGAGGCAGCTTTCGGAGTACGCCAGGCCACATGTGGCCTTCAG CCCTGTTGAGCCGATGGTACCACCATATCATCCAATGGGCCCAATGTACAGTAGAGAAAG AGAATTTGAAGAGTTGAAGAATCAACAAGCAGCTGCTGTGGGACCAGCTAATCCACATTGGATGGAGTTCTATCGCATGAG GGGCATTCATCCGTCGCAGTTTCCACTGTATGGCAATCCAGCGGCAATATCGCAACTTGAACGTGAAAGATTAG GTATTCCACCACCGCATCATGTAGGGCTCGATCCCAATGACCCAATG ATCCGCCTGACGGGCGAATACCATGCCCATTCGCATACACATTTGCATTTACATTCGCAACAGCAGCAAGAAGCGGCAGGATTTCAGCTACCAC cGAATGTTCCACCCTATACTCGCCCGAATGTATTATTGCCTAGAGAACCACATCCTGATGTCCTTCTCCGTATGTCTTATGCTGATCAGATTCAG gcTGCTGAATTCCAACGTCTCGATCGAGCTCATTCATTCCACGAGCAGTACTTTCG ACATCATGAAAGGGAAATGAAAGTAAGAGCACTGGAGGAGGCAACACGTGGAAAACACTGA
- the LOC129793816 gene encoding arginine-glutamic acid dipeptide repeats protein isoform X20, whose translation MAASTQGEIRVGPGHQAKLPDYQPISKYQCDNKDSERDLEDPRWSPGVVLDGDLMMYLRAARSMAAFQGMCDGGSPEDGCLAASRDDTTINALDVLHDSGYDPGKALQTLVKCPVPKGIDKKWSEDETKRFIKGLRQFGKNFFRIHKDLLPHKQTPELVEFYYLWKKTPGANNNRPHRRRRQGSLRRIRNTRASNSTPNAKKEETPEPTSQEQRPSPVSKEENSSLTEDDASECDSDSSATNKLLHEGSTPAGSDFLGDESPSRMRTRNKQSSKDQPSSKRPKRGSETPDATAESPRTPNKSDKKKSKSETPNKGRKRQNDASDESDEKDKRKRSDTPSESGNSDSRPESVLDDAENATESPEANCSVGGPKEAEEKLIDPLATPMEAAVVVGSGVVPKEGAEDEPMPPSCKVEEPVALVTEAVAAPVAVGGGDVKESPAEEPIKSVGEKKASVEEEEAAAAAASEDDKEQQQEMLSKIANMKQEIIPSAGDQSGQPPMQKEVMFIKREPGEDSLEENVTGNAEVQQQQQQQQDIKCKVEIKTEGKVQNDEGTGQQQQLQQQQQDPGKYDVEMKPAYEATVKYPPPELGPMKFSTSTDEPMKYGDPLKYSADVLMKYPTDMSGKYPAVPIDATKYGSGQELPQIKYEMKPYMEQPQNLKYPEGGALKPYPESALKMPPSGQQPPPPNQDPMHLLKGAYPMPNMKYTPPPADALKYGGNEPASPGMGKSLFGGDGPSPAHGIPRSPYDASPMMKFGDQMMKYHSMAGVAMPPTSQPDARDAPQHPGMKYPGEGGIPKNQFTADNLMKSVTYDSPVGMKYPPSESPLDASSRSTPNQDSQSSNSNSQTQPLHLHGGPGSISSPHSAQQTISPLTTSSHSLSQQQPTPLIVSHPGLLPPLPANHPSLMSASASPSSVPPPPTMHQPLAMPPISVPSSLSQGPLKLPPNPLLPPSQQHPLHRPHQDALSGGHPLSSGGPPTGQTTSPHSHHVSAQSASQRRSPSPTAVSVRSDSASSGAARESGGHSSGRTSPPPPIGAMIPNSAMVGHPLPLHLGHHAPGGIPLPPHHPAAHLGGHLGHNPLLPPSMAAGNMPLPLLGGPPGALSLGGEPGRRTPISSASSLHQLGSMHSTTSQSPHTQQSSVASMTPSSFSRASPSTAPSQQNASSGGSGGPSQHRVGSPLPLTAGLSRTSPLHLVPQSPIGAHHQSAAAAAALSAAERDRHAMRQQSPHMTPPPTSVSSSFMPSPLSKMYGPPGAGQRHLGASPPPPSHHLRPGASPPVVRHPQMPLPLPLIGPPAGIPTPMGVHPAAQNAYPHHLIHPSMFYPHHHSPFNSPYPYHPYGPSFSYMKPPPPGGPLEPGVISHHQSVTSRCEETPTHVDKQMTITSSQSVQHKIKSQPPKTPQNPPVGATAPPGGSQSQYPSPVHGYPPAHPFPESPLSGKTSHMDALRAHAHAASNSLGSHHPVEPVHVDIDPDPEPEIPSPPQHIQRGPSPEAKPDDTECHRSQSAIFVRRCDRGDYNSCTRTDLEFKPVAGSTLARKREERDRKLAERERERRQQQQQQQQQQQQQQQQAQQQAKLKSEIKPFSDTPALRQLSEYARPHVAFREFEELKNQQAAAVGPANPHWMEFYRMRGIHPSQFPLYGNPAAISQLERERLGIPPPHHVGLDPNDPMIRLTGEYHAHSHTHLHLHSQQQQEAAGFQLPPNVPPYTRPNVLLPREPHPDVLLRMSYADQIQAAEFQRLDRAHSFHEQYFRHHEREMKVRALEEATRGKH comes from the exons ATGGCGGCCTCCACTCAGGGCGAAATAAGAGTGGGTCCTGGCCACCAG GCCAAGTTACCAGACTATCAGCCAATTTCGAAGTACCAATGCGACAACAAGGACTCCGAGCGTGACCTCGAGGATCCTCGATGGAGTCCGGGTGTTGTTTTGGATGGTGATTTGATGATGTACTTACGTGCAGCTCGATCAATGGCCGCGTTTCAAg GTATGTGCGATGGAGGCTCACCCGAGGATGGATGTTTAGCTGCTAGCAGGGACGATACAACTATAAACGCATTAGACGTT TTACACGATTCAGGTTATGATCCTGGAAAAGCACTTCAGACATTAGTAAAGTGTCCCGTACCCAAGGGTATCGATAAAAAGTGGTCAGAAGACGAAACGAAGCGTTTCATCAAGGGTTTACGTCAATTTGGCAAGAATTTCTTTCGCATCCACAAAGATCTCTTGCCGCACAAGCAAACGCCGGAActtgtggaattttattatttgtggAAGAAGACACCCGGCGCTAACAATAATCGTCCCCATCGACGACGTCGTCAGGGTTCACTGAGACGCATACGGAATACCAGGGCGAGCAATTCGACGCCAAACGCCAAAAAGGAGGAAACTCCAGAACCAACTTcg CAGGAACAGAGACCATCACCGGTttcaaaggaagaaaatagTTCATTAACAGAGGACGACGCAAGTGAATGTGATAGCGATTCAAGTGCTACGAATAAAC tTTTACACGAAGGTTCAACACCAGCTGGAAGTGATTTTCTCGGTGACGAATCCCCATCGAGAATGCGAACGCGGAATAAGCAGTCGTCCAAAGATCAGCCGAGTAGTAAGAGGCCAAAGCGTGGATCTGAGACACCTGATGCCACAGCTGAGAGTCCCAGAACACCAAATAAGTCCGACAA gaaaaagAGCAAAAGTGAGACTCCCAATAAGGGAAGGAAGCGTCAAAATGATGCAAGTGATGAGAGTGATGAGAAGGATAAGAGAAAGCGTTCAGACACCCCGTCTGAGAGTGGGAATTCCGATAGTCGTCCTGAATCGGTGTTGGATGATGCTGAAAATGCCACAGAGTCCCCAGAAGCAAATTGCAGTGTTGGTGGCCCCAAGGAGGCTGAAGAGAAGCTCATTGATCCCCTTGCAACACCAATGGAAGCTGCTGTGGTGGTGGGAAGTGGTGTTGTACCCAAAGAGGGTGCTGAAGATGAACCAATGCCACCGTCGTGTAAAGTGGAAGAACCTGTTGCTCTTGTGACGGAGGCAGTGGCAGCTCCTGTGGCTGTGGGTGGAGGTGATGTAAAGGAATCTCCTGCAGAAGAACCCATTAAGAGTGTTGGTGAGAAGAAGGCATCAGTGGAGGAGGAggaagcagcagcagcagcagcatcggAGGATGATAAGGAACAACAACAGGAGATGCTGTCAAAGATTGCAAATATGAAGCAGGAAATTATCCCGTCGGCAGGAGATCAATCAGGACAACCACCAATGCAGAAGGAAGTGATGTTTATCAAGAGGGAGCCAGGAGAGGATTCTCTCGAGGAGAATGTCACTGGAAATGCTGAAGTgcagcaacagcaacaacaacagcaGGAtattaaatgcaaagtcgAGATAAAGACTGAAGGAAAGGTGCAGAATGACGAAGGAACtgggcagcagcagcaactgCAGCAACAGCAACAAGATCCAGGGAAGTATGATGTAGAGATGAAGCCAGCCTATGAGGCAACAGTGAAGTATCCACCTCCGGAACTTGGACCCATGAAATTCTCCACATCAACGGATGAACCCATGAAGTATGGTGATCCATTGAAGTACAGTGCTGATGTTCTCATGAAATACCCAACGGATATGAGTGGGAAGTATCCAGCTGTACCAATTGATGCGACAAAGTATGGGAGTGGTCAGGAATTGCCACAGATTAAGTATGAGATGAAGCCGTATATGGAGCAACCGCAGAATCTCAAATATCCCGAAGGAGGAGCATTGAAGCCATATCCGGAGAGTGCTCTCAAGATGCCTCCATCTGGTCAGCAGCCGCCACCACCGAATCAGGATCCAATGCACCTCCTTAAGGGTGCCTATCCAATGCCCAATATGAAGTATACCCCACCACCGGCTGATGCTCTCAAATACGGTGGCAATGAACCGGCAAGCCCCGGAATGGGAAAATCTCTCTTTGGTGGTGATGGTCCAAGCCCAGCCCATGGGATCCCTCGCTCGCCCTACGATGCATCGCCAATGATGAAGTTTGGGGATCAAATGATGAAGTATCACAGCATGGCGGGAGTTGCTATGCCACCCACAAGTCAACCAGATGCCCGTGATGCGCCCCAACATCCGGGAATGAAGTATCCCGGAGAGGGAGGAATccccaaaaatcaatttaccgCAGATAATCTCATGAAGAGTGTGACGTATGATTCACCAGTTGGCATGAAGTATCCCCCATCGGAGAGTCCCCTTGATGCCTCATCGCGCTCAACACCGAATCAGGATAGTCAAAGTAGCAATAGTAACAGTCAAACGCAACCATTGCACCTCCATGGTGGGCCAGGAAGTATTTCTTCGCCACATTCAGCACAACAGACCATCTCACCGCTAACAACATCATCGCACAGCTTGTCACAGCAGCAACCAACACCACTGATTGTGAGTCATCCGGGGCTTTTGCCACCACTTCCGGCAAATCATCCATCTCTCATGAGTGCTTCGGCGTCCCCGTCGTCAGTTCCGCCGCCGCCAACAATGCATCAACCACTTGCAATGCCACCAATTAGTGTTCCATCGTCCCTCAGTCAGGGCCCGTTGAAATTGCCACCGAATCCATTGTTGCCACCATCGCAGCAGCATCCACTTCACAGGCCCCATCAGGATGCCCTATCAGGGGGACATCCACTGTCATCAGGTGGGCCACCCACGGGGCAGACAACATCACCACATTCCCACCACGTATCAGCACAATCGGCATCACAACGGCGAAGCCCATCACCAACAGCG GTGAGTGTGAGGAGTGATAGTGCAAGTAGTGGAGCTGCCCGTGAGAGTGGTGGACACTCATCGGGGAGGACATCTCCACCGCCACCAATTGGTGCAATGATCCCCAATAGTGCAATGGTGGGTCACCCACTACCCCTGCATCTTGGGCATCATGCCCCAGGTGGGATTCCCCTGCCGCCGCATCATCCAGCAGCCCATCTTGGTGGGCATTTGGGGCACAATCCGCTGTTGCCGCCCTCAATGGCTGCTGGGAATATGCCTCTGCCTCTGCTGGGTGGACCTCCGGGGGCGCTTTCGCTTGGCGGTGAACCCGGCAGGAGGACACCCATTTCGTCAGCAAGTAGCCTCCATCAATTGGGATCAATGCATAGCACAACATCCCAATCCCCACATACACAACAGAGCTCTGTTGCATCCATGACACCGAGTAGCTTTAGTCGTGCTAGCCCAAGTACGGCTCCATCGCAGCAGAATGCCTCATCGGGTGGTAGTGGTGGGCCATCACAGCATCGTGTGGGCTCACCACTTCCCCTAACAGCTGGCCTGAGTCGCACAAGCCCCTTGCACCTTGTTCCACAGAGTCCTATTGGGGCTCATCATCAATCTGCCGCTGCGGCGGCTGCTCTGTCGGCCGCTGAACGCGATCGGCATGCAATGCGTCAGCAATCTCCGCACATGACACCTCCACCCACCTCAGTATCGTCATCCTTCATGCCGAGTCCACTGAGTAAGATGTACGGGCCTCCGGGTGCGGGGCAGCGACACCTGGGTGCTTCACCGCCTCCACCGTCGCACCATTTACGCCCCGGAGCTTCCCCACCGGTGGTGCGTCATCCACAAATGCCTCTCCCACTACCTCTAATTGGGCCCCCAGCGGGTATCCCAACGCCCATGGGTGTCCATCCAGCTGCCCAGAATGCCTATCCGCATCATCTAATCCACCCATCGATGTTCTACCCGCATCACCATAGTCCCTTCAATTCGCCCTATCCCTACCATCCGTATGGCCCGAGTTTCTCCTACATGAAACCCCCACCACCGGGTGGACCCCTCGAACCGGGTGTCATATCGCACCATCAAAGTGTTACGTCGCGCTGCGAAGAAACCCCAACGCATGTGGACAAGCAGATGACCATTACGAGTTCTCAGAGTGTTCAGCATAAG ATAAAGAGTCAACCACCGAagactccccaaaatccacctGTTGGTGCAACAGCCCCTCCAGGTGGGTCACAGAGTCAATACCCGAGTCCCGTGCATGGGTATCCACCGGCACATCCCTTCCCAGAGAGTCCACTTTCGGGGAAGACAAGTCACATGGATGCCCTACGTGCGCATGCTCATGCAGCCAGCAATAGTCTTGGTTCCCATCATCCCGTGGAGCCGGTTCATGTGGATATTGATCCGGATCCAGAACCAGAAATTCCCAGTCCTCCGCAGCACATACAGCGTGGACCGAGTCCCGAAGCAAAACCAGATGACACCGAATGTCATAGGTCACAGTCTGCAAT ATTTGTGAGACGATGCGATCGTGGGGATTACAATTCGTGCACAAGGACAGATTTGGAATTTAAACCCGTTGCTGGGTCAACATTGGCGCGAAAGCGTGAAGAGAGGGACCGGAAATTGGCTGAGAGGGAACGTGAGAGACgacagcagcagcaacaacagcaacagcagcagcagcaacagcagcaacagGCTCAg CAACAGGCAAAGTTAAAGTCTGAAATTAAACCATTCAGTGATACTCCAGCCCTGAGGCAGCTTTCGGAGTACGCCAGGCCACATGTGGCCTTCAG AGAATTTGAAGAGTTGAAGAATCAACAAGCAGCTGCTGTGGGACCAGCTAATCCACATTGGATGGAGTTCTATCGCATGAG GGGCATTCATCCGTCGCAGTTTCCACTGTATGGCAATCCAGCGGCAATATCGCAACTTGAACGTGAAAGATTAG GTATTCCACCACCGCATCATGTAGGGCTCGATCCCAATGACCCAATG ATCCGCCTGACGGGCGAATACCATGCCCATTCGCATACACATTTGCATTTACATTCGCAACAGCAGCAAGAAGCGGCAGGATTTCAGCTACCAC cGAATGTTCCACCCTATACTCGCCCGAATGTATTATTGCCTAGAGAACCACATCCTGATGTCCTTCTCCGTATGTCTTATGCTGATCAGATTCAG gcTGCTGAATTCCAACGTCTCGATCGAGCTCATTCATTCCACGAGCAGTACTTTCG ACATCATGAAAGGGAAATGAAAGTAAGAGCACTGGAGGAGGCAACACGTGGAAAACACTGA